Proteins co-encoded in one Salvia splendens isolate huo1 chromosome 4, SspV2, whole genome shotgun sequence genomic window:
- the LOC121798819 gene encoding uncharacterized protein LOC121798819, translating into MVGSSLPSHNLTPKSIKFLCSYGGRILPRHSDGKLRYHGGQTRVLSVDSSISFSELLVKMGEMCGSSVSLRCQLPADDLDALISVTSDEDLTNLIEEYDRSSSLKIRAFLSAPKSTKKVSPPTSFSSHASTPKSAFGMYTGGGGLPPRCPISGGRQFKRISSKPPAYPIIVGQRVSGKIPHQFVYQYQIGQGNGCRVSRLIHNGNHWQ; encoded by the exons ATGGTTGGATCTTCACTTCCTTCTCACAATCTCACTCCCAAATCCATCAAGTTTCTATGTAGCTATGGCGGACGGATTCTCCCCCGTCACTCCGACGGAAAACTCCGTTATCACGGCGGCCAAACTCGCGTCCTCTCCGTTGATAGCTCTATTTCTTTTTCCG AGTTGTTGGTGAAGATGGGAGAGATGTGTGGATCATCGGTGAGTTTGAGGTGCCAATTGCCCGCGGATGATCTGGACGCTTTGATATCGGTAACCTCCGATGAGGATCTAACCAATCTCATCGAGGAATACGATCGGTCGTCGTCCTTGAAGATCAGAGCCTTCCTCTCCGCCCCCAAATCCACCAAAAAGGTGTCTCCGCCTACCTCCTTCAGCAGCCATGCGTCGACGCCGAAATCTGCCTTCGGTATGTACACCGGGGGCGGAGGTTTACCTCCTAGGTGCCCGATCTCCGGCGGTAGGCAGTTCAAACGGATCTCGTCAAAGCCGCCGGCGTATCCGATTATCGTGGGCCAGAGAGTTAGCGGAAAAATTCCTCATCAATTCGTTTATCAGTATCAGATTGGGCAGGGAAATGGTTGCCGCGTCAGTCGCCTCATTCACAACGGCAACCACTGGCAATAG
- the LOC121799185 gene encoding uncharacterized protein LOC121799185 gives MVGSSLPSHNLTPKSIKFLCSYGGRILPRHSDGKLRYHGGQTRVLSVDSSISFSELLVKMGEMCGSSVSLRCQLPADDLDALISVTSDEDLTNLIEEYDRSSSLKIRAFLSAPKSTKKVSPPTSFSSHASTPKSAFGMYTGGGGLPPRCPISGGRQFKRISSKPPAYPIIVGQRVSGKIPHQFVYQYQIGQGNGCRVSRLIHTGNHWQ, from the exons ATGGTTGGATCTTCACTTCCTTCTCACAATCTCACTCCCAAATCCATCAAGTTTCTATGTAGCTATGGCGGACGGATTCTCCCCCGTCACTCCGACGGAAAACTCCGTTATCACGGCGGCCAAACTCGCGTCCTCTCCGTTGATAGCTCTATTTCTTTTTCCG AGTTGTTGGTGAAGATGGGAGAGATGTGTGGATCATCGGTGAGTTTGAGGTGCCAATTGCCCGCGGATGATCTGGACGCTTTGATATCGGTAACCTCCGATGAGGATCTAACCAATCTCATCGAGGAATACGATCGGTCGTCGTCCTTGAAGATCAGAGCCTTCCTCTCCGCCCCCAAATCCACCAAAAAGGTGTCTCCGCCTACCTCCTTCAGCAGCCATGCGTCGACGCCGAAATCTGCCTTCGGTATGTACACCGGGGGCGGAGGTTTACCTCCTAGGTGCCCGATCTCCGGCGGTAGGCAGTTCAAACGGATCTCGTCAAAGCCGCCGGCGTATCCGATTATCGTGGGCCAGAGAGTTAGCGGAAAAATTCCTCATCAATTCGTTTATCAGTATCAGATTGGGCAGGGAAATGGTTGCCGCGTCAGTCGCCTCATTCACACCGGCAACCACTGGCAATAG